In Lautropia mirabilis, one DNA window encodes the following:
- a CDS encoding VOC family protein: protein MAVKRIITNIKADRLEDARRFYADILDMDVVMDHGWIVTYASDGQMAPQISIACEGGAGTPVPDLSIEVDNLDEVHRRALASGLAIEHGPITEAWGVRRFFLRDPFGRLVNVLCHE, encoded by the coding sequence GTGGCCGTGAAACGCATCATTACCAACATCAAGGCAGATCGGCTGGAAGACGCCCGGCGTTTCTATGCCGATATCCTCGACATGGACGTGGTGATGGATCACGGCTGGATCGTCACGTATGCCTCGGACGGCCAGATGGCTCCGCAGATCAGCATTGCCTGCGAGGGAGGGGCGGGGACACCGGTTCCAGACCTCTCCATCGAAGTCGACAATCTTGACGAGGTCCATCGTCGTGCATTGGCGTCAGGCCTGGCGATCGAGCATGGCCCCATCACCGAGGCCTGGGGCGTCCGCCGCTTCTTCCTGCGAGATCCTTTCGGACGTCTGGTCAATGTGCTTTGCCACGAATGA
- a CDS encoding class I SAM-dependent methyltransferase, giving the protein MSMARQKTDGTRTSTRSPRKRSQAKRVSEPVISFSELDGIRYLHFGSPWVQGAMDIEHPDELVLSYIQDMMAWLLFLEPPAQVLQLGLGAAALTKFTHRHCPDTATTVVEISQQLPWVARQWFGLPPEDDRLMLVQGDAADFVGDPANREGFGVIQVDLYDEEAAGPVHDGSRFYRSCYRSLAEPGIMVVNLFGRHASFARSEERIRAIFPQVLLLDPQDEGNLVLLALKGPPLQVSRRQLLARARVLEEDYGLPARKWARAVADQLGLGR; this is encoded by the coding sequence ATGAGCATGGCCAGACAGAAGACCGACGGTACCCGGACCAGCACCCGCAGTCCGCGTAAGCGCAGCCAGGCGAAGCGGGTTTCCGAGCCCGTCATCAGCTTCTCCGAGCTGGACGGCATCCGCTACCTGCACTTCGGCTCGCCCTGGGTGCAGGGCGCCATGGACATCGAGCATCCTGATGAGCTGGTGCTGTCCTACATCCAGGACATGATGGCCTGGCTGCTGTTCCTGGAGCCGCCGGCCCAGGTGCTGCAGCTGGGGCTGGGGGCAGCCGCGCTCACCAAGTTCACCCATCGCCATTGCCCGGACACGGCCACCACGGTGGTGGAGATCAGCCAGCAGCTGCCGTGGGTGGCGCGCCAGTGGTTCGGCCTGCCCCCGGAAGACGACCGGCTGATGCTGGTGCAGGGCGATGCGGCCGACTTTGTCGGTGATCCGGCCAACCGGGAGGGCTTCGGCGTCATCCAGGTGGACCTGTACGACGAGGAGGCGGCCGGCCCCGTGCATGACGGCAGCCGCTTCTATCGAAGCTGCTACCGAAGCCTGGCCGAGCCGGGCATCATGGTGGTCAACCTGTTTGGCCGCCATGCCTCCTTCGCACGCAGTGAGGAGCGCATCCGTGCCATCTTCCCGCAGGTGCTGCTGCTGGATCCGCAGGACGAGGGCAACCTGGTGCTGCTGGCCCTGAAGGGGCCGCCCCTGCAGGTCAGCCGCCGGCAGCTGCTGGCGCGCGCCCGCGTGCTGGAAGAGGACTACGGCCTGCCGGCACGCAAGTGGGCCCGGGCCGTGGCCGACCAGCTGGGGCTCGGTCGATAG
- the htpG gene encoding molecular chaperone HtpG — protein sequence MSDTHKETLGFQTEIKQLLDLMIHSLYSNRDIFLRELISNASDACDKLRFEALDNDKLYGGDSDLGIWIETDRKARTISVRDNGIGMNRDEAVKNLGTIARSGTREFFSQLTGDRARDSNLIGQFGVGFYSSFIVAKKVTVESRRAGAAEDQAIRWVSTGDGEFTIETITRAERGTTVTLHLRDNDADPEEGHEYDSLLEPYKLRQLVRSYSDHIALPVRMKAEKWDAEKQEMVDTGEWEVVNQAKALWQRPRNEITEKEYDEFYRHITHDFEGPLAYTHNRVEGRAEYTQLLYIPRHAPFDLWDRQQRHGVRLYVRRVFIMDDAEQLIPAYLRFVRGVVDSSDLPLNVSREILQESRDIRLIREGNVRRVLTLLEDLAENRQADYVRFWRAFGQVLKEGVGEDTKNREKIAALLRFRTTGEPIAITVPAAEAKASEPAGTEVEDAVIKGEGNAEQGADALDDDIRNADGMVSLAQYKARMKEGQKAIYYITSDTEAGARQSPHLEIFRKKGIEVLLLSDRVDEWMLSHLQEFDGTPLQSVARGGLDLGDLEDEAERKASEETAADFKDLIERLKGTLGERVKDVQVSHRLTDSAACLVSDKGDMSATLERMLKQAGQDVPSRRPILEINPEHPLVKRLKQEDGRFDDWSSLLFDQATLADGGKLEDPVGFVRRMNDLLLASSH from the coding sequence ATGAGCGACACCCACAAGGAAACCCTGGGATTCCAGACCGAGATCAAGCAGCTGCTTGATCTGATGATCCACTCCCTCTACAGCAACCGCGACATCTTCCTGCGCGAGCTGATCTCCAACGCCTCCGATGCCTGCGACAAGCTGCGCTTCGAGGCCCTGGACAACGACAAGCTCTATGGTGGCGACAGCGATCTGGGCATCTGGATCGAGACCGACCGCAAGGCGCGCACCATCAGCGTGCGTGACAACGGCATCGGCATGAACCGTGACGAGGCCGTGAAGAACCTGGGCACCATCGCCCGCTCCGGCACGCGCGAGTTCTTCAGCCAGCTGACCGGCGACCGTGCCCGTGATTCCAACCTCATCGGCCAGTTCGGCGTGGGCTTCTATTCCTCGTTCATCGTGGCCAAGAAGGTCACGGTGGAAAGCCGCCGTGCCGGCGCTGCCGAGGATCAGGCCATCCGTTGGGTGTCCACCGGCGACGGCGAGTTCACCATCGAGACCATCACCCGCGCCGAGCGCGGCACCACCGTCACGCTGCACCTGCGTGACAACGATGCCGACCCCGAAGAGGGTCATGAATACGACTCGCTGCTGGAGCCGTACAAGCTGCGCCAGCTGGTGCGCAGCTATTCCGACCACATCGCGCTGCCGGTGCGCATGAAGGCCGAGAAGTGGGATGCCGAGAAGCAGGAAATGGTCGACACCGGCGAGTGGGAGGTCGTCAACCAGGCCAAGGCTCTGTGGCAGCGCCCGCGCAACGAGATCACCGAGAAGGAATACGACGAGTTCTATCGTCACATCACCCACGACTTCGAGGGGCCGCTGGCCTACACCCACAACCGGGTGGAAGGTCGTGCCGAGTACACGCAGCTGCTCTACATCCCCAGGCACGCTCCCTTCGACCTGTGGGATCGCCAGCAGCGCCATGGCGTGCGCCTGTACGTGCGGCGTGTCTTCATCATGGACGATGCCGAGCAGCTGATCCCTGCCTACCTGCGCTTCGTGCGCGGCGTGGTCGATTCCAGCGACCTGCCGCTCAACGTCTCGCGCGAGATCCTGCAGGAAAGCCGTGACATCCGCCTGATCCGCGAGGGCAACGTCCGGCGCGTGCTGACGCTCCTGGAGGATCTGGCCGAGAACCGTCAGGCCGACTACGTCCGCTTCTGGCGCGCCTTCGGGCAGGTGCTGAAGGAGGGCGTGGGCGAGGACACGAAGAACCGCGAGAAGATCGCCGCGCTGCTGCGCTTCCGCACCACCGGTGAGCCGATCGCCATCACGGTGCCGGCTGCCGAGGCCAAGGCGTCTGAACCTGCCGGCACCGAGGTCGAGGACGCCGTCATCAAGGGCGAGGGCAACGCCGAACAGGGCGCCGATGCGCTGGATGACGACATCCGCAACGCGGACGGCATGGTCTCGCTGGCCCAGTACAAGGCACGGATGAAGGAAGGCCAGAAGGCCATCTACTACATCACCTCCGACACCGAGGCCGGTGCACGCCAGAGCCCGCATCTGGAGATCTTCCGCAAGAAGGGCATCGAGGTGCTGCTGCTGTCGGACCGGGTGGACGAGTGGATGCTCAGCCATCTGCAGGAATTCGACGGCACGCCGCTGCAGTCGGTGGCGCGTGGCGGGCTGGATCTGGGCGATCTGGAGGACGAGGCCGAGCGCAAGGCCAGCGAGGAAACGGCTGCCGACTTCAAGGACCTGATCGAGCGCCTGAAAGGCACGCTGGGCGAGCGCGTCAAGGACGTGCAGGTCAGCCATCGCCTGACCGATTCGGCCGCCTGCCTGGTGTCCGACAAGGGCGACATGAGCGCCACGCTGGAGCGGATGCTGAAGCAGGCCGGTCAGGACGTGCCCAGCCGCCGCCCCATCCTGGAGATCAACCCCGAGCATCCGCTGGTCAAGCGCCTGAAGCAGGAAGATGGTCGCTTCGACGACTGGTCCAGCCTGCTGTTCGACCAGGCCACGCTGGCCGACGGCGGCAAGCTGGAAGATCCGGTTGGCTTCGTGCGCCGCATGAACGACCTGCTGCTGGCTTCCAGCCACTGA